In Ruminiclostridium papyrosolvens DSM 2782, the following proteins share a genomic window:
- a CDS encoding endo-1,4-beta-xylanase, with protein MSIVSNSKYNHRVATKTIKLSRPDGSALGNTEVVVEQTKHKFLFGCAQFDAIPYVNNIYKDEEKERAEQRFEKFFSLFNYTTVPFYWGLYERIKGQPMINEAKKAAQWLASKGLLLKGHPLCWHTVTAPWLLDMTNEEILAAQMNRINRDVSEFKGLIDIWDAINEVVIMPVFDKYDNGITRICKELGRIKLVSKVFNEAKKANPGATLLINDFNTSESYAILLEGLIEAGVPIDAIGIQSHMHQGYWGVEKTLEVLERFSRFGIPLHFTENTLVSGQLIPPEIEDLNDFQVKEWPSTVEGEDRQAREVISHYTTLLANPKVESITWWDFADGAWLGAPSGFITVDNRVKPAYDELYKLVKDELWLKPTKYITDENGEIKVSGFFGDYEASCRGMKNGFTLDSSNETVKLII; from the coding sequence ATGAGCATAGTCAGTAACAGTAAGTATAATCATCGAGTAGCAACAAAGACCATTAAACTTTCGAGACCGGACGGCAGTGCTTTAGGAAATACAGAGGTTGTTGTTGAGCAGACAAAGCATAAATTCCTCTTTGGTTGTGCACAGTTTGATGCTATTCCATATGTTAATAACATATATAAGGATGAAGAAAAAGAACGTGCAGAACAAAGATTTGAGAAGTTCTTTAGTTTGTTCAACTACACGACCGTACCTTTTTATTGGGGCTTATATGAGCGCATAAAGGGTCAGCCCATGATAAATGAAGCAAAGAAAGCAGCTCAATGGCTGGCTTCAAAGGGACTTTTGTTAAAGGGTCATCCGTTGTGCTGGCACACTGTTACAGCACCTTGGCTGCTGGACATGACAAACGAAGAAATACTCGCGGCTCAAATGAATCGTATTAACCGTGATGTTTCAGAGTTTAAAGGCCTGATAGATATTTGGGATGCAATAAATGAAGTTGTTATTATGCCTGTTTTTGATAAATATGATAACGGAATCACAAGGATTTGCAAGGAGCTTGGACGTATAAAGCTGGTTAGCAAAGTCTTCAATGAAGCAAAGAAAGCAAATCCGGGTGCAACACTGTTGATTAACGATTTTAATACTTCCGAATCCTACGCAATTTTGTTGGAAGGACTTATTGAGGCCGGAGTACCAATTGATGCAATCGGAATACAATCGCATATGCATCAGGGCTACTGGGGTGTGGAAAAGACTTTGGAGGTACTCGAAAGGTTTTCCAGGTTTGGAATTCCACTACATTTTACAGAAAATACTTTAGTTTCGGGACAGTTGATACCACCTGAAATTGAAGATTTGAATGACTTTCAGGTAAAAGAATGGCCTTCAACTGTTGAGGGTGAGGACAGACAAGCCAGAGAGGTTATATCCCATTACACGACTCTTTTGGCAAATCCAAAGGTGGAATCCATTACTTGGTGGGATTTTGCAGATGGAGCTTGGCTAGGTGCACCATCAGGATTCATCACTGTTGATAACAGAGTTAAGCCTGCATATGATGAGCTGTACAAACTTGTAAAAGATGAATTGTGGCTGAAACCAACTAAGTACATAACTGATGAAAACGGAGAAATTAAGGTTTCAGGATTCTTTGGTGATTACGAAGCTTCGTGCCGCGGAATGAAGAATGGCTTTACTCTTGACAGCTCAAATGAGACTGTCAAACTAATAATTTAA